Proteins from a single region of Veillonellaceae bacterium:
- a CDS encoding Na/Pi cotransporter family protein, translating into MHFIILAVIGIAMLIGGIFLMRYGLKKLLWFKLQKVLQQLTVTPWRGMIVGTIAAAVMQSSTAVSLITIGLVSAEYMSFYQGLGIILGANIGTCSTVQLMTISLSEQYLIPFLMAFSLIALISRKFRYPSLAICGLISMFTGLTLLSDSLETISKFNNLVHYLIASKSNPLFGILGGIVITLLFQSSSAATGVLMLLASDGIVDLTTSAYVVYGNNIGSCLSSVVIAAGAPLAAKRVAMSHIVLNVLGVMVALPFTPQLIQAASGFSADFAGQVAFIHTFFNIVSSIIVVPIAKYYAKLIVLLVPSHR; encoded by the coding sequence ATGCATTTTATAATATTAGCCGTTATTGGTATCGCTATGCTTATTGGCGGAATTTTTCTAATGAGATATGGCCTGAAGAAATTATTATGGTTTAAGCTACAGAAAGTTCTTCAACAGCTTACAGTAACGCCTTGGCGCGGTATGATTGTCGGTACAATTGCCGCTGCCGTCATGCAAAGCAGTACTGCCGTGTCCTTAATTACAATTGGCCTAGTAAGTGCTGAATACATGTCGTTCTATCAAGGGCTTGGAATAATTCTCGGTGCTAATATTGGTACTTGCTCAACTGTTCAACTAATGACTATCTCTTTATCAGAGCAATATCTAATACCATTCCTTATGGCATTTTCCTTAATAGCATTAATTAGCCGTAAATTTCGCTATCCGTCTCTGGCCATATGCGGACTAATTAGCATGTTCACAGGATTAACGCTTTTATCTGATTCATTAGAAACTATTTCTAAATTCAACAATTTGGTTCATTATCTGATTGCCTCTAAATCCAATCCACTTTTTGGTATCCTAGGCGGCATAGTTATTACCCTACTGTTTCAGTCAAGCAGCGCTGCGACAGGCGTTTTAATGTTACTGGCAAGTGACGGAATTGTCGATCTAACAACCTCAGCATATGTTGTATATGGCAATAATATCGGCTCGTGCCTTTCTTCCGTTGTAATTGCTGCTGGAGCACCTTTGGCTGCTAAACGGGTTGCGATGTCACACATTGTTTTGAATGTTTTAGGTGTAATGGTCGCCTTACCCTTCACACCCCAACTTATTCAAGCCGCCAGTGGATTTTCTGCTGATTTTGCCGGCCAGGTTGCATTTATTCACACCTTTTTTAATATAGTGTCGTCGATTATCGTTGTACCAATTGCTAAATATTATGCAAAACTTATAGTGCTACTTGTGCCTAGTCATCGGTAG